From Verrucomicrobia bacterium S94, the proteins below share one genomic window:
- the xylA gene encoding xylose isomerase — protein sequence MSIVTGKKEYFPGIGKIAYEGKDSDNPLAFKWYDENAVVGGKTMKEALRFAVAYWHSFCGGGADPFGAATRPMPWNEGSDVETRAKNKMDAAFEFITKLGAEYFCFHDFDLVEEGADLAESTKRLDMITDYAKEKMDASGVKLLWGTANLFSNPRYMNGAGTNPDFNTVAYAGAQLKNALDATIKLGGENYVFWGGREGYMSLLNTNMKQELDNFGNFLRMARDYARAQGFKGNFFIEPKPAEPSKHQYDVDAATVIGFLNAQGLADDFKLNIEVNHATLAQHTFQHELQVAADNNMLGSIDANRGDYQNGWDTDEFPVNIRETVEAMLVILEAGGLQGGGTNFDAKVRRNSTDLEDLFIAHISGMDTFARALVIADRILNESPYRKLRADRYASFSEGKGAEFAAGKLTLEELAAIAAENGEPAQISGKQELYEALINRYI from the coding sequence ATGAGTATTGTAACGGGAAAAAAAGAATATTTTCCGGGCATTGGAAAAATCGCCTATGAAGGAAAAGACAGCGACAATCCGCTGGCATTTAAATGGTACGATGAAAACGCCGTAGTCGGTGGAAAAACCATGAAGGAAGCTCTGCGTTTCGCCGTAGCCTACTGGCATTCGTTCTGCGGTGGCGGTGCAGATCCGTTCGGGGCAGCCACACGTCCGATGCCCTGGAACGAAGGTTCCGATGTTGAAACCCGTGCGAAAAATAAAATGGATGCCGCTTTTGAATTTATTACCAAGCTCGGTGCTGAATATTTCTGTTTCCACGATTTCGACCTGGTTGAAGAAGGAGCGGATCTGGCGGAATCCACGAAACGTCTGGATATGATCACTGATTATGCCAAAGAGAAAATGGATGCTTCCGGTGTTAAACTGCTTTGGGGTACGGCCAATCTTTTCTCTAATCCGCGTTATATGAACGGTGCCGGCACCAATCCCGATTTCAATACGGTGGCTTATGCCGGTGCCCAGCTGAAAAACGCACTCGATGCCACGATCAAACTCGGTGGCGAAAACTATGTTTTCTGGGGTGGACGCGAAGGTTACATGAGCCTCCTTAATACCAACATGAAGCAGGAACTTGATAACTTCGGGAACTTCCTGCGCATGGCACGCGATTATGCCCGCGCACAGGGATTCAAGGGAAATTTCTTTATTGAACCCAAGCCGGCGGAACCGAGCAAACATCAGTATGATGTGGATGCCGCTACCGTGATCGGATTTCTGAATGCACAGGGATTGGCAGACGACTTTAAACTGAATATTGAAGTCAACCATGCAACCCTGGCACAGCACACCTTCCAGCACGAACTGCAGGTTGCGGCCGACAACAATATGCTCGGCAGTATCGATGCAAACCGCGGCGATTATCAGAACGGCTGGGATACAGATGAATTCCCGGTGAATATCCGCGAAACGGTGGAAGCCATGCTGGTGATTCTCGAGGCCGGCGGTCTGCAGGGCGGAGGTACAAACTTCGATGCCAAAGTCCGCCGTAATTCCACTGATCTTGAAGATCTGTTTATCGCGCACATCAGCGGCATGGATACATTTGCCCGTGCACTGGTGATTGCCGACAGAATCCTCAACGAATCTCCCTACCGCAAACTGCGTGCAGACCGCTATGCCAGCTTCAGTGAAGGCAAAGGCGCGGAATTCGCTGCCGGTAAACTGACGCTTGAGGAACTCGCGGCGATTGCGGCCGAAAACGGTGAACCGGCACAGATCAGCGGTAAGCAGGAGCTCTACGAAGCACTGATTAACCGATACATTTAA
- a CDS encoding acetyltransferase, protein MFLKHVPTGDLVEVIDLPDVINPNSPTIRARSHTGEIIQRPKNFLKTELVFPSGETLPLCWRDVHYYKHEHAA, encoded by the coding sequence ATGTTTCTTAAACATGTACCCACCGGAGATCTGGTCGAAGTCATCGACCTGCCGGATGTCATCAATCCGAATTCTCCGACGATTCGCGCCCGGTCGCATACCGGGGAGATCATCCAGCGTCCGAAAAACTTCCTGAAGACGGAACTGGTGTTCCCTTCGGGAGAAACGCTGCCTTTGTGCTGGCGTGATGTGCACTACTATAAACACGAACATGCAGCATAA
- a CDS encoding carbohydrate kinase — MSYLLGIDIGSSSVKASLLDSKTGKCAGDAHYPKTEQIIESPEPGFAEQDPQCWYDTAKQSIADAMAEAGAKPDDVKAIGIAYQMHGLVCVDKDQKVLRPAIIWCDSRAVPYGEEAFKTLGAEQCLGHLMNSPGNFTAAKLAWVKEHQPEIYGKIDKIMLPGDWMAMKLTGKASTTASGLSEGMLWDFKDEAPAKFLMDYWGFDENLLAELVPTFGIQGTVSAEAAADLGLAEGTPVAYRGGDQPNNALSLNVLNPGEIAATAGTSGVVYGVTEQKKYDPQSRVNTFAHVNHRAEDPRLGVLLCINGTSSFIAWLKRTLDNISYKEMDEIITDIPVGSEGLIALPFGNGAERVLGNKEVGAQFANIDFKRHTRAHMCRALQEGVVFSFIYGMEVMEQAGIELKTIRAGFANMFMSDVFCETLAGASGASIELYKTDGALGAARGAGYGAGIFQSLEEAFSNLELKKKIEPTVGPYKEAYAAWKAHLENVLSH, encoded by the coding sequence ATGAGTTACTTACTGGGCATAGATATCGGCAGTTCGTCTGTAAAGGCCTCACTGCTCGACAGTAAAACCGGGAAATGCGCTGGCGACGCACATTATCCGAAAACGGAACAGATCATTGAATCCCCCGAGCCGGGATTTGCTGAACAGGATCCGCAATGCTGGTACGATACGGCAAAACAGTCCATTGCCGATGCCATGGCCGAAGCCGGTGCGAAACCGGATGATGTTAAAGCCATCGGTATTGCCTATCAGATGCACGGACTGGTGTGTGTGGATAAAGATCAGAAAGTACTGCGTCCGGCCATTATCTGGTGCGATTCCCGTGCCGTACCGTACGGTGAAGAAGCATTTAAAACGCTCGGTGCGGAACAGTGTCTGGGTCATCTTATGAATTCACCGGGGAATTTCACCGCTGCAAAACTGGCGTGGGTGAAGGAACATCAGCCGGAAATTTACGGAAAAATCGATAAAATCATGCTGCCCGGCGACTGGATGGCGATGAAACTGACGGGCAAGGCCAGCACGACAGCATCCGGTCTTTCCGAAGGGATGCTCTGGGATTTTAAGGACGAAGCGCCGGCAAAGTTTCTGATGGATTATTGGGGGTTCGACGAAAATCTGCTGGCTGAACTTGTTCCAACCTTTGGAATTCAGGGCACGGTTTCTGCGGAAGCTGCGGCCGATCTCGGTCTGGCGGAAGGCACGCCGGTTGCATACCGCGGCGGCGATCAGCCGAATAATGCGCTTTCGCTCAACGTGCTGAATCCCGGAGAAATTGCCGCAACCGCCGGGACATCCGGTGTAGTGTACGGGGTGACCGAGCAGAAAAAATATGATCCGCAATCGCGCGTTAACACCTTTGCCCATGTGAATCACCGAGCAGAAGATCCGCGCCTGGGCGTGTTGCTCTGCATTAATGGAACCTCCAGTTTTATCGCCTGGCTTAAACGCACGCTCGATAACATCTCCTATAAGGAAATGGATGAAATTATCACAGATATTCCCGTCGGTTCTGAAGGCCTGATTGCGCTTCCGTTCGGAAACGGAGCGGAGCGCGTGCTGGGCAATAAAGAGGTTGGCGCGCAGTTTGCCAATATTGATTTTAAACGACACACCCGTGCCCATATGTGCCGTGCGTTGCAGGAAGGCGTCGTTTTTTCCTTTATTTACGGCATGGAGGTGATGGAACAGGCCGGGATTGAACTGAAAACCATTCGCGCCGGATTTGCCAATATGTTCATGAGTGATGTCTTCTGTGAAACACTCGCAGGCGCCAGCGGAGCTTCTATTGAACTGTATAAAACCGACGGTGCGCTCGGCGCGGCGCGCGGAGCCGGTTACGGGGCCGGTATTTTCCAATCGCTGGAAGAAGCCTTCTCCAATCTGGAACTGAAGAAAAAAATTGAACCGACGGTAGGTCCCTATAAAGAGGCCTACGCCGCATGGAAAGCCCATTTAGAGAATGTGTTAAGTCATTGA
- a CDS encoding AEC family transporter — protein sequence MDFTRVMDVLVICVPVFAVLGLGKLLGIKGKINEDHCQFINWLVYTFSLPALIFNEVVRQRFDMFLDPALLLMPLLGIAVLVGGTMGIAKISGYRGGFAAAFVFGTFWPNATYVGLPLCQNAFGSEGLAKAAIYNGFVLPFVIVAGYLLIGFYGAGDGNIRIGERIKNAFINPILLSAVVGIVIALIAEQFRTLEGDLNLPMPVLASAELCGSFLKLIGTMGLPLALLSIGASLKWEQTRSHLGALSWSVGCKLLVHPLLTLLLILFLCPEADAATKGVAVILSGTPSAVAMYVISCQLGVERGFVSSMLVLSTALSVITIPLWVYVVTGL from the coding sequence ATGGATTTTACACGGGTTATGGATGTTCTGGTAATCTGCGTTCCGGTGTTTGCTGTACTGGGGCTCGGGAAACTGCTGGGTATTAAGGGAAAGATCAACGAGGACCACTGCCAGTTTATTAACTGGCTGGTGTACACGTTTTCACTGCCTGCACTGATTTTCAATGAAGTGGTTCGGCAGCGTTTTGATATGTTTCTGGATCCGGCCCTTCTTCTTATGCCGCTTCTGGGAATTGCCGTGCTGGTGGGGGGCACGATGGGGATTGCGAAAATCAGTGGCTACCGGGGCGGTTTTGCGGCAGCCTTTGTTTTCGGGACCTTCTGGCCGAATGCCACTTATGTCGGCCTGCCGCTCTGTCAGAATGCATTTGGTTCCGAGGGGCTGGCAAAAGCGGCGATTTATAACGGGTTCGTTCTGCCGTTTGTGATTGTTGCCGGTTATCTGCTCATCGGGTTCTACGGAGCCGGTGACGGCAATATCAGGATCGGCGAACGGATAAAAAACGCGTTTATCAATCCTATCCTGCTTTCCGCAGTGGTCGGTATTGTGATTGCTCTGATCGCGGAACAGTTCCGCACTCTGGAAGGGGATCTGAATCTTCCGATGCCGGTGCTGGCATCGGCTGAGCTTTGCGGATCGTTTCTGAAACTGATCGGCACTATGGGGCTTCCGCTGGCGCTGCTTTCTATCGGCGCCTCGCTGAAGTGGGAGCAGACCCGGTCTCATTTGGGGGCATTAAGCTGGTCGGTGGGTTGTAAACTGCTGGTGCACCCGTTGTTGACGCTGCTGCTCATCCTTTTTCTCTGCCCGGAGGCCGATGCGGCAACAAAAGGGGTTGCTGTGATTCTTTCGGGAACTCCCAGTGCGGTGGCGATGTATGTAATCAGCTGTCAGCTTGGTGTGGAACGCGGATTTGTCTCTTCTATGCTGGTGCTCAGTACCGCGTTGAGCGTCATCACCATTCCGTTATGGGTTTATGTGGTGACGGGGTTGTAG
- a CDS encoding PAS domain-containing protein, which yields MTQFSIHEAKTIIKKLCCFNEENRFPTRESFMDMLAMNPHVAVQGYNSFGKIFYWNNASVTLYGHRLEEAINKDLVELIIPPEMRKYVRDTIKLGAKNGIMPEPCICDLLQANGQYVTVYSGHLAFLWENSSTPEFYCLDLPVATDT from the coding sequence ATGACACAGTTTTCAATTCATGAAGCCAAAACCATCATAAAAAAACTGTGCTGTTTTAATGAGGAAAACAGATTTCCGACCCGTGAATCCTTTATGGACATGCTGGCCATGAATCCGCATGTTGCTGTGCAGGGTTATAACAGCTTCGGTAAAATCTTCTACTGGAACAATGCATCCGTTACGCTTTACGGCCATCGCCTCGAAGAGGCCATCAACAAGGATTTGGTTGAACTCATCATCCCGCCGGAGATGCGGAAATATGTCCGTGATACCATCAAACTTGGAGCAAAAAACGGTATTATGCCCGAGCCCTGCATCTGTGATCTGCTACAGGCCAATGGACAATATGTAACCGTATATTCCGGGCATCTGGCCTTTTTATGGGAAAATTCATCTACACCGGAATTCTACTGTCTGGATCTTCCGGTCGCGACAGATACCTAA
- a CDS encoding glycosyltransferase: protein MGFHSIIKTIFETALMGAFILSLGYFLVTAFALALSRLRNKPEIIADESLYPSVTVQIPTYNELAALNCAARCLDFDYPADKLQVMIGDDSNDPEVSEKIDAFIAANPKCELSRRGENIGFKPGNLNVMLPKAKGDYLLILDSDFLPKRDFLKRLVVPVIKNPELAGAQAAWRIINVHNNQSTLMGTGIVNIIHSVILPFLKVATNQCVFCGSGELVKKSLLIEQGGWTMGALTEDVDYSLRVITAGKRIAYVDDLRVRCEVPYTPGDLFKQQMRWAYGVMRAFMAHGKKLFLSRTIQKRTKFAAFLFASGYVMITLLLLTTIFGLLNLVAGFFGVDPAEAQSSSYTVGHFVYDTVVNLLLTCGMIVSSISAGFINGFGFRSIGRLIIASFTIGVICMFFVGRGLITASLGLPMKWFMMKKAGNDTARNV from the coding sequence ATGGGATTCCATTCCATTATTAAAACCATTTTTGAAACTGCATTGATGGGAGCTTTTATACTCTCTTTGGGCTATTTCCTGGTGACCGCTTTTGCTTTGGCGCTTTCCAGACTTCGGAATAAACCCGAAATTATTGCCGATGAATCGCTCTACCCAAGCGTCACCGTCCAGATTCCAACGTATAATGAACTGGCGGCACTGAACTGTGCGGCCCGCTGTCTGGATTTCGACTATCCGGCGGATAAGCTCCAGGTCATGATCGGCGACGACTCCAACGACCCGGAGGTTTCTGAAAAGATTGATGCCTTCATTGCCGCCAACCCGAAATGCGAGCTGAGCCGTCGTGGCGAGAATATCGGTTTCAAACCGGGTAATCTGAATGTTATGCTGCCGAAAGCAAAAGGCGATTATCTGCTGATTCTCGATTCCGACTTTCTGCCGAAACGGGATTTCCTGAAACGCCTTGTTGTTCCGGTCATCAAAAATCCGGAACTGGCTGGTGCCCAGGCCGCATGGCGCATTATCAATGTCCACAACAACCAAAGTACGTTGATGGGAACCGGTATTGTGAATATTATTCACTCTGTAATCCTGCCCTTCCTGAAAGTCGCCACCAATCAATGCGTTTTCTGCGGATCAGGTGAACTGGTGAAAAAGAGCCTGCTGATTGAACAGGGCGGCTGGACGATGGGCGCGCTGACTGAAGATGTGGATTATTCACTGCGGGTCATCACTGCGGGAAAACGTATTGCCTATGTTGACGACCTGCGGGTCCGTTGCGAAGTGCCATATACCCCCGGAGATCTCTTTAAACAGCAGATGCGCTGGGCTTATGGCGTGATGCGCGCGTTTATGGCACATGGTAAAAAGCTCTTTCTTTCACGGACCATTCAGAAACGAACCAAGTTCGCCGCCTTTCTGTTTGCCAGTGGCTATGTGATGATTACGTTGCTGCTGCTGACGACGATTTTCGGTCTGCTCAATCTGGTGGCCGGTTTCTTCGGGGTCGATCCGGCCGAAGCACAGAGCTCATCCTATACCGTCGGTCATTTTGTCTATGACACCGTCGTGAACCTGCTGCTGACCTGCGGCATGATTGTCTCCTCGATTTCAGCCGGCTTTATCAACGGTTTCGGATTCCGCAGTATCGGACGGCTGATTATTGCGTCGTTCACCATCGGCGTCATCTGCATGTTTTTCGTTGGCCGCGGGCTGATTACCGCTTCGCTGGGACTTCCGATGAAATGGTTCATGATGAAAAAAGCCGGAAACGATACCGCACGGAACGTATAA
- a CDS encoding sodium-translocating pyrophosphatase, whose product MTVITTLWWIAPVASVFALLFAILFYRKMMAANEGNETMIEIAGHVREGAMAYLFRQYKVVIIVFVVLLIIFQILALAGIQNPFVPIAFLTGGFFSGLCGYIGMKTATAASSRTAQGCSEGLNRGLQVAFRSGAVMGLVVVGFGLLDICLWYLILDKVVYTDANMTNGFSIMGMNLVQEGCTVSEKLVHITTTMITFGMGASTQALFARVGGGIYTKAADVGADLVGKVEAGIPEDDPRNPATIADNVGDNVGDVAGMGADLYESYCGSILATATLGAAVGAHNVMNGSGTEADAIKLVTAPMIVAGIGTLLSIMGMFMVKCKEGATQKNLLNALLTGTLGSSIAIVIALIIMKIFGIIPNWGLVGSVIAGLAAGVIIGQATEYYTSDEYKPTQGIADQAVMGPATTIIDGLATGMYSAGIPVITIVAAIICSFGFAGGFSNMSMGLYGIGFAAVGMLATLGITLATDAYGPIADNAGGNAEMAGLPPEVRERTDALDSLGNTTAATGKGFAIGSAALTAMALLAAYIEEVKLWIAKLAEDGEFSVGVVNFTKEMAEHAEIMDFVNAYELHIMNPLLLCGLFVGGMMAFVFCAMTMKAVGRAAGAMVEEVRRQFKEIPGIMEGTGKPDYASCVAISTKGAQKEMLVPSLLAIIVPVVTGLILGVPGVMGLLAGGLVCGFVLATMLNNAGGAWDNAKKFVEKGAHGGKGSEAHKAAVVGDTVGDPCKDTSGPSLNILIKLMTMVSVVFTPVVVKFSPMIQELLHITTK is encoded by the coding sequence ATGACTGTTATTACTACACTGTGGTGGATTGCACCTGTTGCATCCGTATTCGCACTTTTATTTGCTATTCTGTTCTACCGAAAGATGATGGCGGCCAATGAAGGCAATGAAACCATGATTGAAATTGCGGGCCATGTGCGCGAAGGAGCCATGGCTTACCTGTTCCGCCAATATAAGGTGGTGATCATCGTTTTTGTAGTACTGCTGATTATCTTTCAGATTCTGGCGCTGGCCGGAATTCAGAACCCGTTTGTTCCGATTGCTTTTCTGACCGGAGGATTTTTCTCCGGCCTCTGCGGTTATATCGGAATGAAAACAGCCACGGCCGCATCGTCACGGACGGCACAGGGCTGTTCGGAAGGACTGAACCGCGGTCTGCAGGTGGCTTTCCGGTCCGGAGCGGTAATGGGCCTGGTGGTGGTCGGTTTCGGCCTGCTTGATATCTGTCTGTGGTATCTGATTCTGGATAAAGTGGTTTATACGGATGCCAATATGACCAACGGTTTTTCAATTATGGGCATGAACCTGGTTCAGGAAGGCTGCACGGTTTCTGAAAAACTGGTGCATATCACGACCACAATGATCACCTTCGGCATGGGAGCTTCCACCCAGGCGCTTTTTGCGCGTGTCGGCGGCGGTATTTACACCAAAGCGGCGGATGTCGGTGCTGACCTCGTGGGTAAAGTGGAAGCCGGAATTCCGGAGGATGATCCGCGCAATCCCGCCACCATTGCGGATAATGTAGGCGATAATGTAGGCGATGTCGCCGGCATGGGAGCCGATCTTTATGAATCCTACTGCGGCTCGATTCTCGCCACCGCCACCCTCGGCGCGGCTGTGGGCGCACACAATGTCATGAACGGCTCGGGAACTGAAGCCGATGCCATTAAACTGGTGACTGCACCGATGATTGTGGCGGGCATCGGAACCCTGCTCTCCATCATGGGCATGTTTATGGTGAAATGTAAGGAAGGTGCCACTCAGAAAAACCTCCTGAATGCGCTGCTCACCGGAACGCTCGGCAGTTCAATTGCCATTGTGATTGCACTGATTATCATGAAAATCTTCGGCATTATCCCGAACTGGGGACTCGTCGGTTCCGTTATCGCGGGACTGGCGGCGGGAGTAATCATCGGTCAGGCAACCGAATACTATACCTCGGATGAATATAAACCGACACAGGGCATTGCCGATCAGGCGGTAATGGGTCCGGCCACCACCATTATCGATGGTTTGGCAACCGGCATGTATTCAGCCGGCATTCCGGTGATTACCATCGTGGCCGCTATTATCTGTTCTTTCGGTTTTGCCGGCGGTTTTTCCAATATGTCGATGGGTCTATACGGTATCGGCTTTGCGGCGGTCGGAATGCTGGCGACACTGGGCATCACCCTGGCGACGGATGCCTATGGTCCGATTGCAGACAATGCCGGCGGAAATGCCGAAATGGCCGGACTTCCCCCGGAAGTCCGCGAACGCACCGATGCTCTCGATTCACTCGGAAACACGACGGCGGCTACCGGTAAAGGATTTGCCATCGGCTCTGCCGCCCTCACGGCCATGGCTCTGCTGGCCGCTTATATCGAAGAAGTGAAACTCTGGATTGCCAAACTGGCGGAAGACGGCGAATTTTCGGTGGGTGTGGTTAACTTCACTAAAGAGATGGCTGAACATGCGGAAATCATGGATTTCGTGAATGCCTATGAACTGCACATCATGAATCCCCTGCTACTCTGCGGCCTTTTTGTAGGCGGCATGATGGCCTTTGTCTTCTGCGCCATGACCATGAAAGCAGTCGGCCGTGCCGCCGGTGCCATGGTGGAAGAGGTACGCCGACAGTTTAAAGAGATTCCGGGAATCATGGAAGGAACCGGCAAGCCGGATTATGCCTCCTGCGTAGCCATTTCCACCAAAGGTGCGCAGAAAGAAATGCTGGTTCCTTCTCTGCTGGCCATTATTGTTCCGGTGGTAACCGGCCTGATCCTCGGCGTTCCCGGTGTTATGGGACTGCTCGCCGGCGGGCTCGTCTGCGGTTTTGTGCTCGCCACCATGCTCAACAATGCCGGCGGTGCATGGGACAACGCCAAAAAGTTTGTGGAAAAAGGGGCGCACGGCGGTAAAGGATCTGAAGCACACAAAGCGGCGGTGGTCGGCGACACGGTCGGCGATCCGTGTAAAGATACTTCCGGTCCGTCGCTTAACATTCTCATCAAACTGATGACCATGGTTTCAGTGGTCTTCACCCCGGTGGTGGTCAAATTCTCGCCAATGATTCAGGAACTCCTGCATATCACCACTAAATAG
- a CDS encoding MBL fold metallo-hydrolase → MKLTFLGTGTSHGVPMIGCSCAVCTSTDPRNYRRRSSIYVVTENKHLVFDTPPDFRDQVLSFGVGRVDSVFLTHPHADHIYGFDDVRRFSTMQQQHIPVYAQPRTIKQMRKKFDYVDRASYGFESVPRVQFTEMTETVSVGRARITPLPVSHGNDPVYGYLIEGDERRMAYIPDCNGIPETTFQLLKHLNVMILDGLRPKPHPTHFSISECIDHLHKIDAEKAYITHITHDSDHEQLQTQLGDAITVPWDGLEVEL, encoded by the coding sequence ATGAAATTGACTTTTCTCGGAACCGGAACCTCTCACGGGGTTCCAATGATTGGATGCTCCTGCGCGGTCTGCACATCCACCGATCCGCGCAATTATCGCCGGCGAAGCAGTATTTATGTTGTGACGGAAAACAAGCACCTCGTTTTTGACACGCCCCCGGACTTTCGCGATCAGGTTCTGTCGTTCGGTGTCGGGCGGGTGGACTCGGTTTTCCTGACCCATCCGCATGCCGACCATATTTACGGGTTCGACGATGTCCGCCGTTTCAGTACCATGCAGCAACAGCACATTCCGGTTTACGCCCAGCCGCGCACCATCAAACAGATGCGCAAGAAATTCGATTATGTGGACCGGGCAAGCTATGGATTTGAAAGTGTTCCCCGTGTACAGTTTACGGAGATGACGGAAACGGTATCGGTGGGTCGAGCCCGGATTACCCCCCTGCCTGTCTCACACGGAAATGATCCGGTTTACGGCTATCTTATTGAGGGTGATGAAAGACGCATGGCTTACATTCCTGACTGCAACGGCATCCCGGAAACCACATTTCAGCTTCTGAAGCATCTCAATGTCATGATTCTGGATGGTCTGCGCCCCAAACCCCACCCCACCCATTTCTCGATCAGTGAATGCATCGATCATCTGCATAAAATCGATGCGGAAAAAGCCTACATCACCCACATCACCCACGATTCCGATCACGAACAGCTGCAGACCCAGCTGGGTGATGCCATTACCGTTCCGTGGGACGGCCTGGAGGTTGAGCTGTGA
- a CDS encoding helix-turn-helix domain-containing protein, with product MKSTIADGIHYFGLTGFPLAVRRVRTDTECTPSHPHDLTEIEHSHDFCELVIVTKGSAMHMLEGSPFPVTAGDVFLLQGRQKHYFYERHNLDLINIMYDPDKIELPEGELRRMPGYCAMFMLEPTYRRQHRFASRLHLKRVPLARVERLAEEMENECERDEAGKEVALRAKLLEMMVFLSRAYTSSDTTEAHALLRVGNVIGALENDYARDWKLNELLDIAHMSRSNLMRVFRKATGQTPIEYLVRLRIQKAMEMLRNTDLTITEIALEVGFNDSNYFTRQFRRILGESPRSFRQTKA from the coding sequence ATGAAATCGACCATTGCAGATGGAATACACTATTTCGGCCTTACAGGCTTTCCTTTGGCAGTTCGTCGTGTGCGAACGGATACGGAATGCACCCCCTCACACCCGCACGATCTAACCGAAATTGAACACAGTCATGATTTCTGCGAACTCGTGATTGTGACCAAAGGCAGTGCCATGCACATGCTCGAAGGTTCCCCCTTTCCGGTCACGGCTGGCGATGTTTTTCTGCTGCAGGGCCGCCAGAAACACTATTTTTATGAACGGCATAACCTCGATCTGATCAACATCATGTATGATCCGGATAAAATCGAACTGCCGGAAGGGGAGCTTCGCCGTATGCCGGGCTATTGCGCCATGTTTATGCTCGAACCGACCTACCGCCGGCAGCATCGTTTTGCCAGCCGCCTGCATCTCAAGCGCGTACCGCTCGCCCGGGTTGAACGACTTGCCGAAGAGATGGAGAACGAGTGCGAACGCGATGAAGCCGGAAAAGAAGTCGCCCTGCGGGCCAAACTGCTCGAAATGATGGTTTTTCTTTCGCGAGCCTATACCAGTTCAGACACCACTGAAGCCCATGCCCTGCTCCGCGTCGGCAATGTCATCGGAGCACTCGAAAATGATTATGCCAGAGACTGGAAACTCAATGAACTGCTGGATATCGCCCATATGTCGCGCAGTAACCTGATGCGCGTTTTCCGGAAAGCCACCGGACAGACCCCGATTGAATATCTGGTGCGCCTTCGGATCCAGAAAGCCATGGAAATGCTGCGCAATACGGATCTGACGATAACAGAAATTGCACTGGAGGTCGGCTTCAACGACAGCAACTATTTCACCCGTCAGTTCCGCCGTATTCTGGGCGAATCGCCCCGCTCCTTCCGCCAAACAAAGGCTTAG